One Heptranchias perlo isolate sHepPer1 unplaced genomic scaffold, sHepPer1.hap1 HAP1_SCAFFOLD_657, whole genome shotgun sequence DNA window includes the following coding sequences:
- the timm22 gene encoding mitochondrial import inner membrane translocase subunit Tim22 produces MAAPRSGAAAGAPRPEADPGLIYSQLLQHLVGEQRQPRALNPAALGGFPAPLKSDEQKMVERAMESCGFKAVLACVGGFVLGGAFGIFTAGIDTNVGFDPKDPLRTPTAKEVLRDMGQRGMSYAKNFAIVGAMFSCTECIVESYRGKSDWKNSVLSGCVTGGAIGFRAGLKAGVVGCGGFAAFSAVIDYYLR; encoded by the exons ATGGCGGCTCCCCGGTCTGGCGCTGCCGCAGGTGCCCCGCGCCCTGAGGCCGATCCCGGGCTGATATACTCGCAGCTCCTGCAGCACCTGGTGGGGGAGCAGCGGCAGCCGCGGGCCCTGAACCCGGCCGCGCTCGGCGGCTTCCCCGCGCCTCTCAAATCGGACGAGCAGAAAATGGTGGAGCGGGCGATGGAAAGCTGCGGCTTCAAGGCGGTGCTGGCCTGCGTGGGAG GCTTTGTGCTGGGAGGGGCCTTTGGTATCTTCACGGCCGGTATCGACACCAACGTTGGCTTCGATCCGAAGGATCCTCTGCGGACACCAACGGCTAAGGAAGTTCTGAGAGACATGGGGCAGCGAGGAATGTCTTATGCCAAGAACTTTGCCATTGTCGGCGCGATGTTTTCCTGCACAGAGTGCATCGTTGAGTCG TACCGTGGGAAGTCAGACTGGAAGAACAGTGTGCTCAGTGGCTGTGTGACAGGAGGAGCGATCGGCTTCCGAG CGGGTCTGAAGGCGGGAGTGGTTGGATGTGGGGGATTTGCTGCCTTTTCTGCAGTCATTGATTACTACTTGCGATGA